In a single window of the Elaeis guineensis isolate ETL-2024a chromosome 4, EG11, whole genome shotgun sequence genome:
- the LOC105042463 gene encoding uncharacterized protein isoform X3 gives MLPSVSTHYGPLLKGREGVRVKEELERLFLDKVISSLGLCVSVYDIQSIEGGFIFPGDGSSTYKVVFRLVMFRPFVGEILGGRIEKSSADGLRLSLGFFNDIYVPVHLLQQPCKLGPDNIWIWQHECGELTLDLNEEVHFRVADIKYPSIPIEQKEDAEPFAPMEIIGDIYGDGLGLLSWWAE, from the exons ATGCTCCCATCGGTCAGCACCCATTATGGCCCACTTCTGAAGGGAAGAGAGGGTGTGAGAG TCAAGGAAGAACTTGAGAGGCTGTTCTTGGACAAG GTTATCTCAAGTTTGGGGCTTTGTGTCTCTGTCTATGACATCCAATCCATAGAAGGTGGTTTCATCTTTCCAGGAGATGGCTCTTCAACATATAAG GTTGTTTTCAGATTAGTTATGTTTCGGCCATTTGTTGGGGAGATTCTCGGTGGAAGGATTGAAAAATCTAGTGCAGATGGCTTGCGCT TGTCTCTTGGGTTTTTTAATGACATATATGTTCCTGTTCATCTGCTGCAACAGCCATGCAAATT GGGACCAGATAATATATGGATATGGCAACATGAATGTGGAGAATTGACTCTAGATCTAAATGAAGag GTACACTTTAGAGTGGCTGATATTAAATATCCTTCCATCCCAATTGAGCAGAAGGAAGATGCAGAACCATTTGCTCCCATGGAAATTATT GGAGATATATATGGAGATGGTTTGGGCCTTCTTTCTTGGTGGGCAGAGTAA
- the LOC105042463 gene encoding uncharacterized protein isoform X2, with product MFYLSLIEHNLPVPPHLLSRPLLDAVKEELERLFLDKVISSLGLCVSVYDIQSIEGGFIFPGDGSSTYKVVFRLVMFRPFVGEILGGRIEKSSADGLRLSLGFFNDIYVPVHLLQQPCKLGPDNIWIWQHECGELTLDLNEEVHFRVADIKYPSIPIEQKEDAEPFAPMEIIGDIYGDGLGLLSWWAE from the exons ATGTTTTATCTTAGCCTAATTGAGCATAATTTGCCAGTGCCTCCTCACTTACTCAGCCGTCCTCTACTTGATGCAGTCAAGGAAGAACTTGAGAGGCTGTTCTTGGACAAG GTTATCTCAAGTTTGGGGCTTTGTGTCTCTGTCTATGACATCCAATCCATAGAAGGTGGTTTCATCTTTCCAGGAGATGGCTCTTCAACATATAAG GTTGTTTTCAGATTAGTTATGTTTCGGCCATTTGTTGGGGAGATTCTCGGTGGAAGGATTGAAAAATCTAGTGCAGATGGCTTGCGCT TGTCTCTTGGGTTTTTTAATGACATATATGTTCCTGTTCATCTGCTGCAACAGCCATGCAAATT GGGACCAGATAATATATGGATATGGCAACATGAATGTGGAGAATTGACTCTAGATCTAAATGAAGag GTACACTTTAGAGTGGCTGATATTAAATATCCTTCCATCCCAATTGAGCAGAAGGAAGATGCAGAACCATTTGCTCCCATGGAAATTATT GGAGATATATATGGAGATGGTTTGGGCCTTCTTTCTTGGTGGGCAGAGTAA
- the LOC105042463 gene encoding uncharacterized protein isoform X1, which yields MLPSVSTHYGPLLKGREGVRGTMFYLSLIEHNLPVPPHLLSRPLLDAVKEELERLFLDKVISSLGLCVSVYDIQSIEGGFIFPGDGSSTYKVVFRLVMFRPFVGEILGGRIEKSSADGLRLSLGFFNDIYVPVHLLQQPCKLGPDNIWIWQHECGELTLDLNEEVHFRVADIKYPSIPIEQKEDAEPFAPMEIIGDIYGDGLGLLSWWAE from the exons ATGCTCCCATCGGTCAGCACCCATTATGGCCCACTTCTGAAGGGAAGAGAGGGTGTGAGAG GTACCATGTTTTATCTTAGCCTAATTGAGCATAATTTGCCAGTGCCTCCTCACTTACTCAGCCGTCCTCTACTTGATGCAGTCAAGGAAGAACTTGAGAGGCTGTTCTTGGACAAG GTTATCTCAAGTTTGGGGCTTTGTGTCTCTGTCTATGACATCCAATCCATAGAAGGTGGTTTCATCTTTCCAGGAGATGGCTCTTCAACATATAAG GTTGTTTTCAGATTAGTTATGTTTCGGCCATTTGTTGGGGAGATTCTCGGTGGAAGGATTGAAAAATCTAGTGCAGATGGCTTGCGCT TGTCTCTTGGGTTTTTTAATGACATATATGTTCCTGTTCATCTGCTGCAACAGCCATGCAAATT GGGACCAGATAATATATGGATATGGCAACATGAATGTGGAGAATTGACTCTAGATCTAAATGAAGag GTACACTTTAGAGTGGCTGATATTAAATATCCTTCCATCCCAATTGAGCAGAAGGAAGATGCAGAACCATTTGCTCCCATGGAAATTATT GGAGATATATATGGAGATGGTTTGGGCCTTCTTTCTTGGTGGGCAGAGTAA